From Drosophila nasuta strain 15112-1781.00 chromosome X, ASM2355853v1, whole genome shotgun sequence, one genomic window encodes:
- the LOC132796733 gene encoding uncharacterized protein LOC132796733: MKIFVCLFAALVATSSAGIISGGGGGGGGGGGGGYSYGIGSGGGGGGHTEVRTVKVIHEGTAQIGGGGFGGGHGGHGGHGGHGHGGHQEVKTIKVIHQEAPAAYHGHGHGHGGGHGHGFSNGGHQEVKTIKVIHQEAPAAHGYAHGGGHGGSHGGHGGFGGHQEVKTVKVIHEEGHALGGGGGYAGGFSHGGGYSHGGGFSHGGGHGGAHQEVKTIKVIHEEGHALGGGGGAGGYSGGFSHGGGHDFGHGGHQEIKTVKVIHEEGHALGGGGGYAGGFSHGGGFSHGGGHGGHQEVKTVKVIHEEGHALGGDGGYTGGFSHGGGFSHGGGHGGAHQEVKTIKVIHEEGHALGGGGGYAGGFSHGGGFSHGGGHQEVKTVKVIHEEAAPAPIAVHNEYLPPVVSAPAPGYLPPSGAWK; encoded by the exons ATGAAG AtctttgtctgtctgtttgctGCACTTGTTGCCACCAGCTCGGCTGGCATCATtagcggtggcggcggcggcggaggaggaggaggcggcggTGGTTATAGTTATGGCATCGGTTCTGGCGGCGGAGGCGGTGGCCACACCGAAGTGCGCACTGTTAAGGTTATCCATGAGGGTACCGCTCAGATTGGCGGCGGCGGCTTTGGCGGTGGACACGGCGGTCATGgtggacatggcggacatggtCATGGTGGCCACCAGGAGGTCAAGACCATCAAAGTCATCCACCAGGAGGCACCGGCTGCCTATCACGGACACGGTCACGGACATGGCGGTGGTCATGGACACGGCTTCAGCAACGGCGGTCACCAGGAGGTGAAGACCATCAAGGTTATCCACCAGGAGGCTCCTGCTGCTCACGGATATGCTCATGGCGGCGGTCATGGCGGCAGTCACGGTGGACACGGCGGTTTCGGTGGTCACCAGGAGGTCAAGACTGTCAAGGTCATCCACGAAGAAGGACACGCTcttggcggcggcggcggttaCGCTGGTGGCTTCTCCCATGGCGGTGGCTACTCCCATGGCGGTGGTTTCTCTCACGGTGGTGGACACGGCGGTGCTCACCAGGAAGTCAAGACCATCAAAGTGATCCATGAGGAAGGTCATGCTCTTGGCGGCGGTGGAGGCGCTGGCGGTTACTCTGGTGGCTTCTCCCATGGCGGTGGACACGACTTTGGCCATGGCGGACACCAGGAGATCAAGACAGTCAAGGTAATCCATGAGGAGGGTCATGCTCtgggcggcggcggcggttaTGCTGGTGGCTTCTCCCACGGCGGCGGTTTTTCCCATGGCGGCGGTCATGGTGGTCATCAGGAAGTCAAGACCGTGAAGGTGATTCATGAGGAAGGACACGCCTTGGGCGGCGACGGTGGCTACACTGGAGGTTTCTCCCATGGCGGTGGTTTCTCTCACGGTGGTGGACACGGCGGCGCTCACCAGGAAGTCAAGACCATCAAGGTCATCCATGAGGAGGGTCATGCTCttggaggcggcggcggctaCGCTGGAGGTTTCTCCCACGGCGGCGGTTTCTCCCATGGCGGTGGTCATCAGGAGGTGAAGACCGTCAAGGTCATCCACGAGGAGGCTGCTCCAGCTCCCATTGCCGTGCACAACGAATACCTGCCTCCAGTTGTGTCCGCTCCAGCTCCCGGATACTTGCCTCCATCGGGTGCCTGGAAGTAA